A window of the Haloquadratum walsbyi C23 genome harbors these coding sequences:
- a CDS encoding DUF7344 domain-containing protein — protein MMIADAAEQQNSVKALSTDEAYDILSDQRRRYAIHHLKQLDTAVSVQDLAEQVAAWENEKPIEQLNSQERKRVYISLYQSHLSTLDDEGIVEYDEENGMVSLTDAADELNIYFEVVAGDDIPWSIFYIGLTAAFSALVGLTYTGIGVLQRSQLIFVTIGMLVSYTAAGVIQTIQRKRMELGDSGPPPELQ, from the coding sequence ATGATGATAGCCGACGCTGCCGAACAACAAAACAGTGTAAAGGCGTTATCGACGGATGAGGCATATGATATTCTTTCTGATCAGCGCCGGCGATATGCCATTCATCATCTCAAGCAATTAGACACGGCAGTAAGCGTTCAGGACCTTGCTGAACAGGTAGCCGCATGGGAGAATGAAAAACCGATTGAACAGTTAAATTCACAGGAGCGAAAACGGGTTTATATCTCGTTATATCAATCACATCTTTCAACACTTGATGATGAAGGGATTGTTGAATACGATGAAGAAAACGGAATGGTCAGTCTCACTGACGCTGCCGATGAATTAAATATCTACTTTGAGGTTGTGGCAGGCGATGATATTCCATGGAGTATATTTTATATTGGTCTAACGGCCGCTTTCAGTGCACTTGTCGGACTTACATACACTGGAATCGGTGTTCTCCAGCGAAGTCAACTTATCTTCGTGACAATTGGAATGCTTGTTTCGTATACTGCTGCAGGAGTTATCCAGACAATCCAACGAAAACGGATGGAATTGGGCGACTCTGGACCACCACCAGAATTGCAGTGA
- a CDS encoding 6-pyruvoyl trahydropterin synthase family protein produces MTTAYSYELAVQRDFIAQHVLTVPDPEPPEGQIHSHHFEVELHFAGDSLGEYGYLLNIVTVESILEDLVERYRDSVLNDLPEFEGLNPSVENFSRIFGDHVAERLSVAGETTPDQLRVQIWEDDAAWASHTRTV; encoded by the coding sequence ATGACAACAGCGTACTCATATGAACTTGCTGTCCAGCGTGACTTCATCGCACAACACGTTCTCACAGTGCCAGATCCGGAGCCTCCAGAGGGACAGATACATAGTCACCATTTTGAGGTTGAACTTCACTTTGCAGGTGACTCACTCGGCGAGTATGGATATCTGTTAAATATCGTTACTGTTGAATCAATACTTGAAGATCTCGTTGAGCGATATCGTGATTCAGTACTTAATGACCTTCCTGAGTTTGAAGGACTAAACCCAAGTGTTGAGAATTTCTCACGGATATTCGGCGATCATGTCGCAGAGAGGCTGAGTGTTGCTGGTGAAACCACGCCTGATCAACTCCGAGTGCAAATCTGGGAAGACGATGCAGCATGGGCGAGCCATACACGGACAGTATAA
- a CDS encoding PAS domain S-box protein — translation MNHIWIAYLSVFGFATVACFTGAYRARRAVDNDFRTGLMWLFILAGVWSLTTAARIAVPDMRVDIALRIGGLIIGLASIGAWLYVASAYAGFSYHQSTINRALALAVYLVIVIAKITNPIHNLYFISAQKSLPFLHLSFNPGPLYWFVAGIAYTAVSIGLYWLFTTAPQARVDTTRFRAVLALTAAPALLDVLVYADAIPTVLIEVSYAPLGMAFFALGTATVTNKELYSVSQSWRRQALDDIADAVVLTDAEGRIRYLGSNATAVFSTLAGSEGQLFETVAPQLSNLTHNSESFQWDQDGATKYYNIIKRDIRSSGSQSGTVFAYIDVTESREARLQLAETEIKRQRFQQAIEAVDHSVFMTDVRGTIEYINPAFEKNTGYDRSTLIGRSPAILNAPDAPNAYPDDLWEQIQDTGGRETEVIQQRQDGTTYYTQQTITPINSQDASTTSYVVILTDITELKEHQQHLELLSRVLRHNLRNDMNIARGYAETMISNTTDSNENYTANIVTTANDVITLAEQSTTITDLIIDPPESQEINLSDVAQQTAERISETYTRASIDINCKETPPVRAIPQVRTAIEELINNAIIHSTSDTVSMTDEFNRDTTVAHSADDESMQSLSLVSLPRSPDAAKTQVSITVERLPTENEVVVRVEDENQPIPGMDRQILQRGTEIRSVYHGSGLGLWLVYWVVMRSNGTVDVETRDPSGNRIEMRFNQC, via the coding sequence GTGAATCACATCTGGATAGCCTATCTATCCGTCTTTGGATTCGCCACTGTAGCCTGCTTCACTGGAGCATATCGAGCTCGTCGCGCCGTTGATAATGACTTTCGAACCGGTCTCATGTGGCTGTTCATCCTTGCCGGAGTGTGGTCATTGACGACGGCAGCACGGATTGCGGTTCCAGATATGCGCGTCGACATCGCACTTCGGATTGGAGGATTGATTATCGGTCTTGCAAGTATTGGCGCATGGCTATATGTTGCCTCAGCATACGCAGGATTTAGTTATCATCAGAGCACGATCAATCGCGCTCTGGCACTGGCGGTATATCTGGTTATTGTCATTGCAAAGATTACCAATCCGATTCACAATCTCTATTTTATCTCAGCGCAAAAGTCGCTTCCATTTTTACACCTTTCATTTAATCCAGGACCGTTGTATTGGTTTGTTGCGGGCATTGCATACACGGCTGTCTCAATCGGATTATACTGGTTATTTACCACGGCTCCACAAGCACGCGTTGATACCACCCGATTTCGAGCGGTGCTCGCGTTAACCGCCGCACCAGCGCTTCTTGATGTGCTTGTTTATGCAGATGCCATTCCAACAGTGCTTATTGAAGTGAGTTATGCACCACTTGGCATGGCTTTCTTTGCGCTTGGAACCGCAACTGTCACCAATAAAGAATTATATTCCGTTTCACAATCGTGGCGCCGGCAGGCACTTGATGATATTGCTGATGCAGTTGTCCTCACTGATGCAGAAGGGCGGATTAGATATCTTGGATCCAACGCTACTGCCGTATTTTCAACACTCGCTGGATCAGAAGGACAGTTGTTTGAAACCGTCGCACCACAATTATCTAATCTTACACATAACAGCGAATCATTCCAGTGGGATCAAGATGGCGCCACAAAATATTATAATATCATCAAACGTGATATCCGATCATCAGGCTCTCAATCGGGGACAGTATTTGCATACATTGACGTAACAGAGTCACGAGAAGCCAGATTACAGCTCGCTGAGACTGAAATTAAGCGTCAACGATTCCAGCAGGCTATTGAGGCAGTCGATCACTCTGTATTCATGACTGATGTCCGTGGGACAATTGAATACATTAACCCAGCGTTCGAGAAGAACACTGGGTATGACCGTTCAACACTCATCGGGCGCTCACCAGCGATCTTGAACGCCCCAGATGCCCCCAATGCGTATCCTGACGATCTCTGGGAACAGATACAAGATACTGGTGGAAGAGAGACGGAGGTTATCCAACAACGTCAGGATGGAACAACATACTATACACAACAGACGATTACACCAATTAATTCACAAGACGCGTCGACGACATCATATGTGGTGATTCTCACAGATATTACAGAATTGAAAGAACATCAACAACATCTTGAATTATTAAGTCGCGTCCTTCGACATAACCTACGAAATGATATGAATATTGCTCGTGGATATGCAGAAACAATGATTAGTAATACGACTGACAGCAATGAGAATTATACTGCTAATATCGTTACGACAGCTAACGATGTCATAACGCTCGCTGAGCAATCAACAACAATTACTGATTTAATTATTGACCCGCCTGAGTCTCAAGAGATTAATCTGAGCGATGTTGCACAACAGACAGCCGAGCGTATCTCAGAAACATACACACGGGCGTCTATCGACATTAACTGTAAAGAGACACCACCGGTGCGAGCAATTCCACAGGTCCGTACCGCAATAGAGGAGTTAATCAATAATGCTATTATTCATTCTACCAGTGACACTGTCTCAATGACTGATGAATTCAACAGAGACACCACAGTAGCTCATAGTGCAGATGATGAATCGATGCAATCGTTATCACTGGTATCGTTACCGCGATCACCTGACGCTGCTAAGACACAGGTGTCAATCACGGTTGAGAGACTTCCAACGGAGAATGAGGTGGTAGTACGCGTCGAAGATGAAAATCAGCCAATTCCAGGCATGGATAGACAAATACTCCAGCGTGGGACCGAGATTCGATCTGTCTATCATGGAAGTGGGCTTGGATTGTGGCTCGTATACTGGGTTGTGATGCGGTCTAATGGGACGGTTGACGTTGAGACACGCGACCCATCTGGAAATCGAATTGAGATGCGATTCAACCAGTGCTGA
- a CDS encoding DUF7504 family protein, whose product MTEEDDMDDEAETSTTVRSRFAKFESPDDIDTDESADNNINNDDDDALSDDETTADADSSSDFASDTDTDTDTTTPDPEEHITNDSRSTRVWSDAAITDATDTDSDSIKTGLSSDDRLKNSDDMSDSAVSTGSNQHSTEPAADRSQRDSERIWNQPSGSDSSNEASTSSNQNKNSSVNIGQTDIPEEIITDSNQNENTSVNTGQTDSPVAPQSQSQSQSQSQQSSSLTDSTSAESIQSDSSTVSDGSQALLLGEDNSQTWNAGFNHILETQYPQNLLLLVPAGETIDILRACQEHPSWDGGEIIIIKVGASVPGDMSVAELSGDGMDESIETHQISDQTDLSRLGILITQVLDNWQNPDQNTVCSVHTLQAFLQYLSPQKVFQFLYTLSRRLQSADIETTYLMTPSDGDRTINTLRPIFDTVIET is encoded by the coding sequence ATGACCGAGGAAGATGACATGGATGATGAAGCAGAGACGAGTACCACTGTCCGATCCCGGTTTGCTAAGTTTGAATCTCCTGATGATATAGATACAGACGAATCAGCAGATAACAATATTAATAACGATGATGATGATGCCCTCTCAGACGATGAGACAACTGCGGACGCAGACTCAAGTTCAGATTTCGCTAGCGATACTGATACTGATACCGATACAACCACGCCAGATCCAGAAGAGCACATAACGAATGACTCCCGCTCTACTCGCGTCTGGTCCGATGCGGCAATTACGGATGCAACTGATACTGACTCTGACAGTATCAAAACTGGACTATCAAGCGATGATCGTCTGAAAAATTCTGATGATATGTCTGATTCTGCCGTATCTACGGGTTCAAATCAACACTCAACTGAGCCTGCGGCTGACAGATCTCAGCGTGACTCGGAGCGTATATGGAACCAGCCCTCTGGTTCAGATTCATCAAATGAGGCAAGCACATCTAGTAATCAAAATAAAAATAGCTCTGTGAATATCGGTCAAACAGACATCCCTGAAGAAATCATCACTGATAGTAACCAGAACGAGAATACGTCCGTGAATACTGGTCAGACTGACTCTCCGGTTGCCCCGCAGTCACAGTCACAGTCACAGTCACAGTCACAGCAATCGTCATCACTGACGGACAGTACCTCTGCTGAGAGTATTCAGAGTGATAGTAGCACCGTCTCTGATGGGTCACAAGCGCTTCTGCTTGGAGAGGATAACTCACAAACATGGAATGCTGGATTTAATCATATACTAGAAACACAGTACCCACAGAATCTATTATTACTTGTTCCAGCAGGTGAGACGATCGATATACTCCGTGCGTGTCAGGAACATCCGAGTTGGGACGGTGGTGAGATTATCATTATCAAAGTCGGAGCAAGTGTTCCTGGAGACATGTCAGTTGCAGAACTATCTGGTGATGGGATGGATGAATCAATTGAAACACACCAGATATCCGATCAAACTGATCTGTCCCGACTTGGTATTCTCATTACACAGGTACTTGATAACTGGCAGAACCCAGATCAAAATACAGTCTGCAGCGTTCATACGCTTCAGGCGTTCCTGCAGTATCTTAGCCCACAGAAAGTATTCCAGTTTTTATATACACTCAGTCGACGTCTCCAATCTGCAGATATTGAGACAACCTATCTAATGACACCGTCAGATGGAGACCGCACAATCAATACACTTCGACCAATATTTGACACCGTCATTGAGACGTGA
- a CDS encoding class I SAM-dependent methyltransferase, with protein MGEPYTDSITMAVDHALVRYLEAKRTVDNRSFSRRVRETLHELLPSEPEIIDVGAGTGATVPRLLDSGIGGSYRGIDSSERLTAYARAVRSRELRFRGYDVTTSPDGMFTVNDTSNIDTDTQSDAESTLTVAFETADALTAVTNSNDIDLLMAQQFMDLVSIEDALDVFLDALRPGGLAYFPLTFDGTTVFQPDHPADNAVETAYHDAIDAIPDRDSHAGRHLLDALRDRPGTVRAVDAADAIVYPQGNTYQGDEQYYLQQLLAFVEETVTSDVVPEINEWITSRRQQISDGLLSYVGHRYDILYQTPTRHS; from the coding sequence ATGGGCGAGCCATACACGGACAGTATAACAATGGCTGTTGATCATGCACTCGTTCGATATCTCGAAGCAAAACGAACCGTCGACAATCGGTCGTTCTCACGACGGGTGAGAGAAACACTTCATGAATTGCTCCCTTCAGAACCAGAAATCATTGATGTTGGTGCTGGGACAGGGGCGACGGTTCCACGGTTACTCGACTCTGGAATCGGTGGATCATACCGCGGTATTGACTCATCTGAGCGATTGACTGCATATGCCCGCGCTGTTCGCTCTCGTGAACTCCGGTTTCGGGGATATGATGTCACAACAAGCCCCGATGGGATGTTTACTGTTAATGACACATCAAATATAGACACTGATACTCAATCTGATGCTGAATCAACGCTTACTGTTGCCTTTGAAACGGCTGATGCACTCACTGCTGTGACGAATAGTAATGATATCGACCTTCTGATGGCGCAGCAATTCATGGATCTTGTTTCGATTGAAGATGCACTAGATGTGTTCTTAGATGCACTTCGTCCGGGCGGGTTGGCGTACTTTCCGCTCACATTTGATGGGACGACTGTTTTTCAGCCAGACCATCCCGCAGATAATGCGGTTGAGACAGCGTATCACGATGCGATTGATGCTATCCCGGATCGAGATAGCCATGCAGGACGACACCTCTTAGATGCACTCCGCGATCGACCTGGAACGGTGCGTGCGGTTGATGCTGCTGATGCAATCGTCTATCCGCAAGGGAATACATATCAAGGTGATGAACAGTATTATCTTCAGCAGTTACTCGCGTTTGTTGAGGAGACTGTGACAAGTGATGTCGTTCCTGAAATTAATGAATGGATTACATCGCGACGTCAGCAGATATCCGATGGACTACTCAGTTATGTTGGTCATCGGTATGATATATTATATCAGACACCGACACGTCACTCATAG
- a CDS encoding zinc-dependent alcohol dehydrogenase, protein MTDSSDVDSGTRVHSDVNAGVETDTADKLVFTDVRDVSLQSVSIEDLDPNGVIVETTVSAISPGTELLVYNGEVPEQMAADATLETLNGDLSYPTAYGYAAVGDVVKTGTQATDRLGEQVFAFHPHQNRFSVDSDALIAVPDNLDAETAALLPTAETATNFLLDGSPRVGERVVVFGAGVIGLCTIQLLADLPISELVVVEPIPARRELARSFGADRALDPSASEDIFSSHDPPGADLIYEVSGQPAALNAAIDLVGYDGRIIVGSWYGNKPTELGLGGDFHRDRITITSSQVSTIDPDLRGRWTTDRRLSVAIEQLNTIDVEALITDRVPFTDAPSAYNRLTETPESTLQVLLTYQ, encoded by the coding sequence ATGACTGATAGCTCTGATGTAGACTCCGGTACGCGCGTGCACTCAGATGTGAATGCAGGTGTTGAGACGGATACGGCAGACAAACTTGTTTTTACTGACGTCCGTGATGTCAGTCTACAGTCAGTTTCAATAGAAGATCTTGACCCAAACGGTGTTATCGTTGAGACGACCGTCTCAGCAATCAGCCCTGGAACAGAATTACTCGTATATAACGGAGAGGTTCCTGAGCAGATGGCTGCTGACGCAACACTCGAAACACTCAATGGTGATTTGTCATATCCGACAGCATATGGGTATGCTGCTGTTGGTGATGTTGTCAAAACGGGGACACAAGCAACTGACCGACTTGGCGAGCAGGTCTTTGCATTCCATCCGCATCAAAATCGGTTTTCTGTTGATTCAGATGCACTTATTGCGGTCCCAGATAACTTAGACGCTGAGACTGCAGCATTATTACCGACCGCTGAAACAGCAACGAATTTTCTACTTGATGGATCACCTCGTGTTGGTGAACGCGTTGTTGTGTTCGGAGCTGGTGTTATTGGGCTGTGTACAATACAGTTACTCGCCGATCTTCCAATCAGCGAACTTGTTGTCGTTGAGCCAATCCCTGCTCGGAGAGAGTTAGCACGCTCATTTGGTGCAGATCGTGCGCTTGACCCATCAGCAAGTGAGGATATATTTAGTTCTCATGACCCACCCGGTGCAGACCTCATTTATGAGGTATCGGGTCAGCCAGCCGCGCTGAATGCTGCAATTGATCTTGTCGGGTATGATGGTCGGATCATCGTCGGCTCATGGTACGGTAATAAACCAACAGAGCTTGGACTTGGTGGTGATTTCCACCGTGACCGCATTACAATTACATCGAGTCAAGTGAGTACGATTGACCCTGACCTCCGAGGGCGATGGACGACTGACCGTCGATTATCCGTCGCAATTGAGCAACTCAATACCATTGACGTTGAAGCACTCATTACTGATCGAGTTCCATTTACTGACGCCCCAAGTGCATACAACCGACTGACAGAAACACCTGAGTCAACACTTCAAGTATTACTGACGTATCAATGA
- a CDS encoding GTP cyclohydrolase III yields the protein MSNTFDETVRFSLVQLDDYGPWTVTPAPRRETDLQALQARIYADFADFVGRSDGYAFYNRFDNMLGVVNDISPEEFARFQERIRNRYPVTASVGIGEATTPVEAVRRASEQLQQAGSAQDSNRREALRYGGVSGTTTSPQMTVAHFDIIDVTGTYTDDTNAVDTELAIRDSAMTLRKHLRSEHDSVAQFVGGDNVIAVCPQLSYDTFETILEHVSAEAGVEYQVGIGRGQTAHDAGSDAKHALEVCRESGISAYEVDSTDHTADDETDSMKSGHGRDTVESEWVGE from the coding sequence ATTTTCGCTTGTGCAACTCGATGACTACGGGCCATGGACGGTCACACCGGCTCCACGCCGAGAGACAGATCTCCAGGCATTACAGGCTCGAATTTATGCCGACTTTGCCGACTTTGTCGGTCGAAGCGATGGATATGCATTTTATAATCGATTTGATAATATGCTCGGGGTTGTCAATGATATTTCACCAGAGGAATTCGCTCGGTTTCAAGAACGGATCCGGAATCGATATCCTGTCACTGCTAGTGTTGGTATTGGCGAAGCAACGACACCTGTTGAGGCGGTTCGCCGGGCAAGTGAACAGCTACAACAGGCTGGTAGCGCTCAAGACTCTAATCGGCGCGAAGCACTTCGGTATGGTGGGGTCTCAGGAACAACAACATCGCCACAGATGACAGTTGCGCATTTTGATATTATCGATGTGACGGGGACATACACTGATGATACCAATGCTGTTGATACTGAGTTAGCAATCCGTGATTCCGCTATGACGCTCAGAAAGCATCTCCGATCAGAACACGATAGTGTTGCACAATTTGTTGGTGGTGACAATGTCATTGCAGTCTGCCCACAGCTATCATATGATACGTTTGAGACGATTCTTGAACATGTTAGCGCAGAAGCTGGCGTTGAGTATCAAGTTGGCATTGGGCGGGGGCAGACAGCACACGATGCTGGAAGTGATGCAAAACATGCACTTGAGGTGTGTCGCGAATCGGGTATCTCCGCATATGAAGTCGATAGCACAGATCATACCGCAGACGATGAGACTGACAGTATGAAAAGCGGTCATGGCCGTGACACGGTTGAGTCTGAGTGGGTTGGCGAGTAG
- a CDS encoding zinc ribbon domain-containing protein, whose protein sequence is MRESIDYGTRINCCLHSLAFHSLREMVEYKPAWNGIPSDEVDPEYTSQRCPRTECQHTERGNRDKKRFKYQQCKFQDDSDRKVTVCVIQN, encoded by the coding sequence ATGCGGGAGTCCATCGACTACGGTACGCGGATTAATTGTTGCCTCCACTCACTCGCATTTCATTCCCTCAGAGAGATGGTGGAGTACAAGCCTGCGTGGAACGGGATCCCGTCAGATGAGGTTGACCCAGAATACACGAGCCAGCGATGCCCGAGAACGGAGTGCCAGCACACAGAACGGGGGAATCGAGACAAGAAGCGGTTCAAATACCAGCAGTGCAAGTTCCAAGACGATAGCGACAGAAAGGTGACGGTGTGCGTGATACAGAACTAG